From a single Lolium rigidum isolate FL_2022 chromosome 7, APGP_CSIRO_Lrig_0.1, whole genome shotgun sequence genomic region:
- the LOC124671062 gene encoding transcription repressor OFP13-like — protein MVKKLAVASLFFTANVDASAGQSSPPSMSCASSSTATSWQWPSCTQARTMSFGRDDMDSHSAEVPSTRQDCNTRAIMNPAYRDDSAAVEHSFLSATVSSASTTAPEPACEVDEVIIRGIRSSSRLFFEPEATSSILTKPSAEGCGEVEFGGARAVAIDSADPYGDFRRSMEEMVLSHGGGGGDDWAWLEEMLGWYLRANGKKTHGFIVGAFVDLLVALTSGKQNDKC, from the coding sequence ATGGTGAAGAAGCTTGCCGTCGCCTCCCTCTTCTTCACCGCCAACGTGGACGCCTCCGCAGGCCAGTCGTCACCACCTTCCATGTCCTGCGCGTCCTCCAGCACGGCCACCTCGTGGCAATGGCCTTCCTGCACGCAGGCCAGGACCATGTCGTTCGGCCGGGACGACATGGACAGCCACAGCGCGGAGGTACCATCGACGCGCCAGGACTGCAACACCAGGGCGATAATGAACCCTGCCTACCGCGACGACTCGGCTGCGGTCGAGCACTCCTTCCTCTCCGCCACCGTGTCTTCTGCTTCCACCACGGCGCCGGAGCCGGCATGCGAGGTGGACGAGGTGATCATCCGGGGGATACGGTCGTCCAGCCGCCTCTTCTTCGAGCCTGAGGCGACGAGCTCCATCCTTACGAAGCCGAGCGCTGAGGGGTGCGGGGAGGTGGAGTTCGGCGGGGCGAGAGCGGTGGCCATCGACTCGGCTGACCCGTACGGCGACTTCCGGCGGTCGATGGAGGAGATGGTGCTGAGccacggcggcggaggcggggacGACTGGGCGTGGTTGGAGGAGATGCTGGGGTGGTACCTCCGCGCCAATGGCAAGAAGACCCACGGATTCATCGTCGGCGCCTTCGTCGACCTGCTAGTCGCTCTCACTTCCGGCAAGCAGAACGACAAGTGCTAG